The DNA segment GAGGGGCCGTCGAGTTCATCTCCGTATCGCCGCAACCGGCCACCCGTTGGTTTTTCCAGGCCGGCGATCAATCTGAGCAGGGTCGATTTCCCGCAGCCGGAAGGGCCAACGATCGAGACGAAACTTCCGGTCTCGATCGCAAGATCAAGAGGACCCAGCGCCGGTGTGGCCTTCGGGCCGTCGCCGAAAGTCTTGGTAACACCGAAAAGCTCGATGGCTGCGGTTTCGCTGCTCCAAGAGCCGCCCGCGTTCGTCCCGGCCGCGGACGAGACGATTGCGGCCGGATGCTCACCCATCATTCGATGAACCCCGGTGCAAACATGTCTTTCGGATCGACGGGGCGATTGATGGGATATGATTTAGCCACGATGTCGATGGTCTGCTTGAGGTGTTCTTCATCGATCGCGCCGAGCGGACGGTCTGGCAAGACCGCAAGCTCTTTCACAAGTTCAGTTTCGCCCGTTCCAACCTCCGGCGAAATCTCCTTGTGATATCTATTGAGGATCACACCGGCCTCGGAGGGATTGGCGAACGCATCGCGCATCCCCTTGAGTGTCGCACGTACGAAAGCCTTCAGCAGATCGGGATTTTCCTTGATCGTCTGCTCGGTGGCGATGAGTCCGTTGCCGTAATAATCGAGCCCGCCGTCCTTGTAGGCGAGGCGGATGAGTTTACGCGGCCGGACCGACGCATCGATCAGCGGCTCGCCGACCGTGAATTGGCCAATCGCATCCACGCGGCCCGTCGCCAACAGGGACGGCAGCGACGCACTTTCGGCGGAAACCCACTTGACCTTCTTGGGATCGACGCCGGCCGCCTGCGCATAGGCGTTGAAGATCAACGGAATGGCGCTGAACGCGGAGTCCGCAACCGTCTTGCCCTCGAGATCCCTGGGCGTCTTGATGCCGCTGTCGGCGAGGGCAAAGATGGCGTGCGGTGGCTTGGCATAGACCACCGCCAGCAGTTTGACCGGAATGGCATCGTTGCTGCGCGCGAGGACGAGTGCGCCCGCATCGGCAAAGCCGATCATGGCGGCGCCCGAGGCGACCTTCTTGATGGCGTCGATCGAGCCCTGACCGCGCAGTATGGTGACGTTCAATCCCTCGGCCTTGTAGTACCCCTTGTCGAGGGCGACGTAGAAATAGGAATGCCGTCCGTTGTATCCGAAGTCCGTGATGAAGTTTACGTCCGTGGCATGGGCCGCCGCGACGCCGCCAAGAGCAACGCCGCCGAGAGCAAGCCCCAGGACTGCCAAAGCGTAAAGTCGGGCCAGTACGCTCATGACGGAACTCCTGGGTTGAGGCGCAACCTCTATGAGAACCAGCTGCGGCGGCTCGCGTGTGAATTCGCTTTAACTCAA comes from the Bradyrhizobium erythrophlei genome and includes:
- a CDS encoding ABC transporter substrate-binding protein → MSVLARLYALAVLGLALGGVALGGVAAAHATDVNFITDFGYNGRHSYFYVALDKGYYKAEGLNVTILRGQGSIDAIKKVASGAAMIGFADAGALVLARSNDAIPVKLLAVVYAKPPHAIFALADSGIKTPRDLEGKTVADSAFSAIPLIFNAYAQAAGVDPKKVKWVSAESASLPSLLATGRVDAIGQFTVGEPLIDASVRPRKLIRLAYKDGGLDYYGNGLIATEQTIKENPDLLKAFVRATLKGMRDAFANPSEAGVILNRYHKEISPEVGTGETELVKELAVLPDRPLGAIDEEHLKQTIDIVAKSYPINRPVDPKDMFAPGFIE